A portion of the Paenibacillus hamazuiensis genome contains these proteins:
- a CDS encoding VOC family protein, whose product MSITLNPYLNFDGTTKEAVYFYEKALGGKLINITTFGDMPADPNHPLPEGAKDRVMHAHLKVGDADLMFSDTFPGMPFQPGDTVQIAIHPKEEARAREIFAALEDGGRVVMPLQKTDWSPLYGIVKDKFGVTFQVNVPGEQPQQ is encoded by the coding sequence ATGTCAATTACTTTGAACCCGTATTTGAATTTCGACGGCACCACGAAAGAAGCGGTCTATTTTTACGAGAAAGCGCTGGGAGGGAAATTGATAAATATCACGACGTTCGGAGATATGCCGGCGGACCCGAACCACCCGCTGCCGGAAGGCGCGAAGGATCGCGTTATGCATGCACACTTGAAAGTCGGCGACGCGGATCTCATGTTCTCCGATACTTTCCCGGGCATGCCGTTTCAGCCGGGCGATACGGTTCAGATTGCCATCCATCCCAAAGAAGAGGCAAGAGCTAGAGAAATCTTCGCCGCTTTGGAAGACGGCGGACGAGTCGTCATGCCGCTTCAGAAGACGGATTGGAGCCCCTTGTACGGGATTGTAAAGGATAAATTCGGGGTTACTTTCCAAGTGAACGTCCCGGGAGAGCAGCCGCAGCAGTAA
- a CDS encoding DinB family protein — protein MMSENGVMQIRNHLLDELELSVKTSEALIRKIRAEEWSYRPKENMRTLLELVRHLASVPASDLAIMQERSQPEVDVVEKSADSLTDPDELAQRLRSNYEALRAYMESLSEDELLNKSTKAFYADHGMVQIKWLIETVTHTFHHRAQLYNYLKQLGHELHFVMLYG, from the coding sequence ATGATGAGCGAAAACGGCGTTATGCAAATTCGCAATCATTTGCTGGACGAGCTGGAACTTTCCGTGAAAACCAGCGAAGCTTTAATCCGAAAAATTCGGGCGGAGGAATGGAGCTATCGGCCGAAAGAAAATATGCGGACGTTATTGGAGTTGGTCCGGCATCTGGCAAGTGTGCCCGCCTCCGATTTGGCCATTATGCAGGAACGGAGCCAGCCCGAGGTGGACGTTGTTGAAAAAAGCGCAGACTCCCTCACCGATCCGGATGAGCTTGCCCAAAGGCTGCGCTCCAATTATGAAGCGCTGCGGGCTTATATGGAGTCGCTGAGCGAAGACGAGCTGCTCAATAAATCGACCAAGGCGTTTTATGCGGATCACGGCATGGTGCAGATCAAATGGCTGATCGAAACGGTTACGCATACGTTCCATCACCGTGCCCAGCTTTATAATTATTTGAAGCAGCTGGGACATGAGCTTCATTTTGTTATGCTGTACGGGTGA
- a CDS encoding copper amine oxidase N-terminal domain-containing protein, protein MRKWLAGLVTVLMLIPQSNVFAATTKNIHVSFNKISIKVNGQPAASNNILYDGTTYVPLRNIAEMMDNLPVTFYPNENIVNIGAVPSGKKEPGIPATQSDGTKDDAREESRDATIDAVFDAITIMVNLEKVESSNLLYNGRTYVPLRAVSNILGLDVTYDEPTSTAYIGKIPDGEIATSDSSNKPAASGMYSVPAEGDMAGWMLLKGHPYEGNYEIYYTTDGKSLSVTSKDIRNLDMNEKFSWVDEFGQTRVSTRQQLYTLMGTLRKVADDDWLLSRFGDLYMEYVDSYVIHPENLVTQYLKETGQMKPIDSNVILKPGVDLKTKEVTPTAGYNKYADGTVVFYAYDKYGNYRGEFIDRDDRNYVEYLRNNRTEPPKLSDKWMSLNVLQKIYEAEVSVDSQTLILKNAKEEIMHLSLPADWNRADVKETKINNIRIKKYSPEQNATSEKWIDLGALKEKAGITMSITDSVDDLALYGPYDEKLGKSPKLFDMKFPKSWSTSTKEDAINVNGLRVKKENDTYYFFVEDLVRLKILTDSSEKREFSIYLNVDDLVSAGLLK, encoded by the coding sequence TTGAGAAAATGGCTGGCGGGCCTCGTAACCGTACTTATGCTTATTCCCCAAAGCAACGTTTTCGCCGCAACTACGAAAAACATTCATGTATCATTTAACAAGATCAGCATCAAAGTGAACGGTCAACCCGCTGCAAGCAACAATATTTTATATGACGGCACAACTTATGTTCCTCTGCGAAATATCGCGGAAATGATGGATAATTTGCCTGTGACCTTTTACCCTAACGAAAATATTGTCAATATCGGAGCTGTTCCTTCCGGTAAAAAAGAACCCGGAATCCCCGCCACCCAGTCGGATGGCACCAAGGACGATGCAAGAGAAGAGAGCAGAGACGCGACGATTGATGCAGTTTTCGATGCTATTACCATTATGGTCAATCTCGAAAAAGTGGAATCAAGCAACTTGCTGTACAACGGACGAACGTACGTCCCTCTTAGAGCGGTTTCCAACATTTTGGGGTTGGACGTTACTTATGATGAGCCTACATCCACCGCCTACATAGGAAAAATTCCCGATGGAGAGATTGCAACGTCGGATTCATCGAACAAACCGGCCGCAAGCGGAATGTATAGTGTTCCGGCAGAAGGTGACATGGCAGGTTGGATGCTTTTAAAAGGGCACCCGTATGAGGGCAATTATGAAATATACTACACAACCGATGGGAAGTCGTTATCAGTTACCTCGAAAGACATAAGAAATCTCGATATGAACGAGAAATTTAGCTGGGTAGATGAGTTTGGACAAACAAGGGTGAGTACCAGACAACAACTTTATACATTGATGGGGACGTTGAGAAAGGTTGCCGACGATGACTGGTTATTGAGCCGATTCGGCGATTTGTACATGGAATATGTGGATTCTTATGTAATCCATCCAGAGAACTTGGTCACCCAATATCTCAAAGAAACAGGTCAAATGAAGCCGATAGACAGCAATGTTATATTAAAGCCTGGCGTCGACTTAAAAACAAAAGAAGTTACCCCGACTGCGGGATATAACAAATATGCGGACGGCACCGTCGTATTCTACGCTTACGATAAATATGGCAATTACCGGGGAGAATTTATCGATCGGGATGATCGAAATTATGTTGAATACTTGCGGAACAACCGGACGGAACCTCCAAAATTATCGGATAAATGGATGTCATTGAATGTATTGCAGAAAATTTATGAAGCCGAGGTCAGCGTCGACAGCCAAACCTTGATTCTCAAAAACGCGAAGGAAGAAATTATGCATCTTTCCCTTCCTGCTGACTGGAATCGGGCCGATGTTAAGGAGACAAAAATAAATAACATCCGAATCAAAAAATATAGTCCGGAACAAAACGCCACGAGTGAAAAATGGATAGACCTTGGTGCTCTGAAAGAAAAGGCCGGAATTACAATGAGTATCACCGACAGTGTTGATGATTTGGCGTTATACGGACCGTATGATGAAAAATTGGGAAAATCTCCAAAGCTGTTTGATATGAAATTTCCAAAATCCTGGAGCACCAGCACTAAAGAGGACGCAATCAATGTCAACGGGCTTCGTGTAAAGAAAGAAAACGATACCTATTACTTTTTCGTTGAAGATTTGGTGAGACTCAAGATTTTAACCGATAGCAGTGAAAAACGGGAATTTAGCATTTACTTGAATGTCGATGACCTTGTATCGGCCGGATTGTTAAAATAA
- a CDS encoding helix-turn-helix domain-containing protein: MDRNGSEKIQRIRRFQAAINDILGKCRMDGLTLALNHGYFDQAHMIRDFKRFYGESPETAFREFHGLSDQAMK; encoded by the coding sequence GTGGATCGGAACGGGTCCGAAAAGATTCAGCGAATTCGCCGTTTCCAGGCCGCTATTAACGATATCCTCGGCAAATGCCGCATGGATGGACTTACTTTGGCGTTAAACCACGGATATTTCGATCAGGCGCATATGATCCGCGATTTCAAGCGGTTTTATGGCGAATCGCCCGAGACCGCATTCCGGGAATTTCATGGCCTGTCCGACCAGGCGATGAAATAG
- a CDS encoding helix-turn-helix domain-containing protein, giving the protein MAGEIKPIGLLNGKSGTAKFNLTLHPPAEHLAYFVEHYWIVQWDLRGEEPFFSENLPHPSVHLVFEKNNTRIVGVVTGKFGYLLEDRGAVFGIKFRPGAFYPFARIPVSRITDKSAKLEQFFEADGQELENKILSQPSPELMVKLAESFLSEKVPERDPAVELIGRIHQTIISDRELKRVEAVAARFQMTLRSLQRLFNQYVGVSPKWVIQRYRLHEIAERMAEEENLNWSELAAELGYHDQTHLIKAFKSIIGMAPEQYFQRKRQMT; this is encoded by the coding sequence ATGGCAGGGGAAATCAAACCGATCGGGTTATTGAACGGCAAGTCGGGTACTGCCAAATTTAATTTGACTTTACATCCGCCTGCAGAGCATCTTGCGTACTTCGTCGAGCATTATTGGATCGTTCAGTGGGATTTAAGGGGGGAGGAGCCGTTTTTCTCGGAAAACCTCCCGCATCCGAGCGTACATTTGGTATTTGAAAAAAACAACACCCGGATTGTCGGCGTCGTGACGGGTAAATTCGGCTACTTGCTGGAAGACCGCGGTGCCGTATTCGGCATTAAATTCAGGCCGGGAGCGTTTTATCCGTTTGCCCGCATTCCGGTTTCGCGGATTACGGACAAATCGGCGAAGCTGGAGCAGTTTTTTGAGGCGGATGGCCAGGAGCTTGAGAATAAAATATTGTCGCAGCCATCTCCCGAGCTCATGGTTAAGCTTGCGGAGTCGTTTCTGTCGGAGAAAGTCCCGGAACGGGACCCTGCCGTCGAGTTGATCGGCCGTATCCATCAAACGATCATATCGGACCGGGAGCTGAAGCGGGTCGAGGCGGTTGCCGCCAGGTTTCAAATGACGCTGAGAAGCCTGCAGCGTCTGTTCAACCAATACGTCGGCGTCAGTCCCAAATGGGTCATCCAGAGATACCGTCTCCACGAAATTGCCGAACGAATGGCCGAAGAGGAGAACCTGAACTGGTCCGAGCTGGCTGCGGAACTGGGTTACCACGACCAGACCCACCTGATCAAAGCGTTCAAATCGATCATCGGCATGGCCCCGGAACAATACTTTCAAAGAAAACGGCAGATGACTTAA
- a CDS encoding Ig-like domain-containing protein, protein MKRFWSVGQISKILLAMTACIMLLTAMTIRANAQEGDVFAETFDAMTTGQPPAGWSFTSVSGASATVADVPDQTNKSMQISKTSSGSASFYAKKTLPSGLTKASVHVRAKAMQTNALAYAPTILGSGGQAIVQFGFNSNGYIAYLAGTQWKPLQAYEAGRWYDFTLALDAASQKYDIYIDGVLAKAQAEFLVSSAELAQIHVGLFRTDIGTAYYDSFSVSSYRSLRQLEVKPASLLLEAGEQQKLTASFEPADATFRAVNWSSNDPLAATVDDSGTVTGVSPGSAVITARAADGGIEAVSSVQIVSPSSPAGDLLHETFNRQAEGQPPAGWSFAMAEGATAVVTETSPAVGKGMRISKPVPTETSFYAKKSLTAPAAKTAVVVKAMAMQRNALVIAPAVIGTNGRPVAQVGFYNDGFIAVLIGTQWQQIMPYEAGRWYEFRLEFDADSQTYNLSVDGAAVRTQLAFLNDAAQIGQVHLGIYRTDSGTAYYDNIDAFSYRAVESVALEPAAFRLSIGNRMQATATIVPENSTFRTLLWSTSDPSVAEVDANGVIAGKSTGQATITTVSTDGGIQAAFHVEVFRQPVSGIRLSDERLTYPVDSTAVLQAIVSPADSTDPSVRWNSSDESVTVVKDDGELFFVGTGTAVITAVTSDGGYRAECFVTVVPRTVQAIYYVSPDGDDSNPGTEAAPFRTLEKARDIVRSVNRQMSGDVQVLLRGGTYTLDRTFVLDERDSGSNGYRIVYKNYPGEKPEISGGRSITGWTLHDAEKNIYRAYAGGHIETRQLYVNGVRGVRARSVGSLTNATSDDGVVGHTTTDTFLAGWRNISDIEMVYKSLWTNSRGGVEAITVSNGVATIKMKQPGWYYLTHKGSHSAKTPWYYENAYELLDQEGEWYLDRSADTFYYKPRAGENLATAEVTAPVTEELMKVEGSNLDTPVKDIVFEGLTFAYSTWLRPNGTSGHADAQNNHIRESGMDTLPDAAITVKRANHITFERNEFSKLGSTALKMVEGVRNSMIRGNRFYDISGGAVNIGEPTKNDPSIFNPADGRLLMKNNDIVNNYIHDIGVEYRSAAAISAGFPVDMDISHNEIFNIPYSGIHIGYGWQWMATSAIRNMKIEHNFIHDLMGQGIYDGGAIYTLGGTGGTASSLNMISENYIKNQKNQSGALYPDEGSSFWSIERNIIDLSESTVWENNFVPRWLHIWTTSIHDLAVDGNYTTTANMQNSGINVSIANTYVHPDKQWPQEALDIIARSGLEPEYLDIAETILAKVKAPDVVNLNSGESYDLPVSGLTPKEEPFDLKQASRIEYSSDNSSVVAVDDRGRLTAAGSGKATVTVTVTAGNVTAEAATAVYVDDRLSRIELAHPEEVPVHIPLFTSKPLETVTLSVYGQTVKNAPMRYGSRDSDIVSVDENGVLTARSPGATTVDVTGTYQGMTVNASFAVEVITYEGTPLDDAIADYASWYIDGNGNKMQGEGSLTVFTPGASPNGFAAYQGRTFLNDRLTFFMNIDSIVGWPSISLRNRLPDKSIFDAGNEAYLITFKPDLIEVQRFNGGKRTVLLGNIDGQIGTGGEAVPNKYFGFGKNQLIQVSAVNEEAGVRLKLNVNGYPVVDFLDDGTGRIAEAGYFGAYAKSGNITFSAVHADTAAPVTTSDAKTGWHNEEQRITLTAADDRSGVAQTWYSLDGMPFAEGNTVVVGSEGSHTLQFYSADRAGNRENVKSSQVEIDMTLPHIEVTAAAVEPTAEGTVSQAVYFSDRLQIHVSVSDALSGVKSRVVKLDGTVIESTYTVEPFQLSPGSHMIDVTAADHAGNTASASFLLEVKLDVSGLKSVLQSAHEKGWIRSKGMLNSLLEKIDNMLRHTGTIEGLNELGAFENEIRAQSGKQLDAAFAQKLCSEIIPYLRDSV, encoded by the coding sequence TTGAAACGTTTTTGGTCGGTAGGACAGATAAGCAAGATCCTGCTCGCGATGACGGCTTGCATTATGCTTTTGACGGCGATGACGATTCGCGCAAATGCGCAGGAAGGGGATGTGTTTGCCGAAACGTTCGACGCGATGACGACCGGGCAGCCGCCGGCCGGATGGTCTTTTACCTCGGTTTCCGGGGCTTCCGCGACCGTGGCGGACGTTCCGGATCAAACGAATAAAAGCATGCAAATCAGCAAAACATCCTCCGGCAGCGCAAGCTTCTATGCGAAGAAAACATTGCCGTCCGGCTTGACGAAAGCATCCGTTCATGTGCGTGCCAAGGCGATGCAGACGAACGCGCTGGCCTATGCGCCGACGATCCTTGGAAGCGGCGGGCAGGCGATTGTCCAGTTCGGCTTCAACAGCAACGGATATATAGCGTACTTGGCCGGAACGCAGTGGAAGCCGCTCCAGGCTTACGAGGCAGGGCGGTGGTACGATTTCACGCTTGCGCTCGATGCGGCGTCGCAAAAGTATGACATTTACATCGACGGCGTACTCGCGAAAGCGCAGGCCGAATTTTTGGTTTCGTCGGCAGAGCTGGCCCAGATTCACGTCGGCTTATTTCGTACGGACATCGGCACCGCCTATTACGACAGCTTCAGCGTCAGCTCCTATCGCTCCCTTCGGCAGCTGGAGGTGAAGCCGGCCTCCCTCCTTCTCGAAGCCGGCGAACAGCAAAAGCTGACGGCATCGTTCGAGCCGGCCGACGCCACGTTCCGCGCCGTCAACTGGAGCAGCAACGATCCGCTTGCGGCAACCGTAGATGACAGCGGGACGGTAACCGGCGTAAGCCCCGGCAGCGCCGTCATCACGGCAAGGGCGGCGGACGGCGGCATAGAGGCGGTCAGCAGCGTGCAAATCGTTTCGCCATCCTCGCCTGCGGGAGATTTGCTGCACGAGACTTTCAATCGGCAGGCAGAGGGACAACCGCCCGCGGGATGGTCTTTCGCGATGGCGGAAGGGGCTACGGCCGTCGTAACGGAAACGTCGCCGGCTGTCGGCAAAGGCATGCGCATCAGCAAACCGGTCCCAACGGAAACAAGCTTTTACGCCAAAAAAAGTTTGACCGCGCCTGCCGCGAAAACCGCAGTCGTCGTTAAAGCGATGGCCATGCAGAGGAATGCGCTGGTGATCGCACCGGCCGTCATCGGAACGAACGGCCGGCCGGTGGCGCAGGTCGGTTTTTATAACGACGGGTTTATAGCGGTTCTCATCGGTACGCAGTGGCAGCAAATTATGCCGTATGAGGCCGGCAGATGGTACGAGTTCCGGCTCGAATTCGACGCCGACTCGCAAACATACAATTTGTCAGTGGATGGCGCAGCGGTGAGAACCCAGCTAGCTTTTTTGAATGACGCGGCACAAATCGGGCAGGTGCATCTCGGTATATACCGCACGGACAGCGGGACCGCCTACTACGACAACATCGATGCATTTTCTTATCGCGCCGTCGAATCGGTCGCTCTGGAACCGGCGGCATTCAGGCTGTCGATCGGAAACCGCATGCAAGCGACCGCCACGATTGTTCCGGAGAACAGCACGTTTCGAACGCTGCTCTGGAGCACCAGCGATCCTTCGGTGGCGGAGGTCGATGCTAACGGAGTCATCGCGGGCAAGAGCACAGGTCAAGCGACCATTACTACGGTATCGACGGATGGAGGAATTCAGGCTGCCTTCCATGTCGAAGTTTTTCGTCAACCGGTATCCGGGATTCGGCTGAGTGACGAACGCCTCACCTATCCGGTCGACTCCACAGCCGTTCTTCAAGCGATCGTTTCACCGGCGGACTCGACGGATCCGTCCGTGCGTTGGAACTCCAGCGACGAATCCGTCACAGTAGTGAAGGATGACGGCGAGCTGTTCTTCGTAGGAACGGGCACTGCGGTCATCACTGCCGTCACGAGCGACGGCGGGTACCGGGCGGAATGTTTTGTCACGGTTGTTCCAAGAACGGTGCAGGCGATCTATTACGTCTCTCCGGATGGCGACGACAGTAACCCGGGAACGGAAGCCGCCCCTTTTCGAACGTTGGAGAAAGCCCGCGACATAGTTCGCTCGGTCAATCGGCAAATGTCCGGCGACGTGCAGGTGCTTCTTCGCGGGGGAACATATACGCTGGACAGAACGTTTGTCCTCGATGAGCGGGATTCGGGCAGCAACGGCTACCGAATCGTTTATAAAAATTACCCCGGAGAGAAACCGGAGATAAGCGGAGGCAGAAGCATTACCGGCTGGACGCTGCATGACGCGGAGAAAAATATATACCGCGCCTATGCAGGCGGACATATCGAAACCCGCCAGCTTTATGTGAACGGCGTCCGCGGCGTACGGGCGAGAAGCGTCGGAAGTTTAACGAACGCGACTTCGGATGACGGTGTCGTAGGACATACGACAACCGATACGTTTCTGGCAGGGTGGAGGAACATAAGCGATATAGAAATGGTGTACAAATCACTATGGACCAACTCGCGGGGAGGGGTTGAGGCCATCACCGTTTCAAACGGGGTCGCCACGATCAAGATGAAGCAACCGGGCTGGTATTATCTCACCCATAAGGGAAGCCATTCAGCGAAGACGCCATGGTATTATGAGAACGCCTACGAGCTGCTTGATCAGGAAGGGGAGTGGTACCTGGATCGGTCCGCCGATACGTTTTACTACAAACCAAGAGCGGGGGAAAACCTCGCCACGGCCGAAGTGACCGCCCCTGTGACGGAGGAACTGATGAAGGTGGAGGGCAGCAATCTGGATACGCCGGTTAAGGATATTGTTTTCGAAGGATTGACGTTCGCTTATTCGACGTGGCTGCGCCCGAATGGAACGAGCGGCCATGCGGACGCTCAAAATAACCACATCCGCGAGAGTGGCATGGATACGCTGCCCGATGCGGCGATCACAGTCAAGAGGGCGAATCACATCACTTTCGAGCGGAACGAATTCAGCAAGCTGGGCTCCACGGCGTTAAAAATGGTCGAAGGCGTCCGGAACAGCATGATTCGCGGAAACCGTTTCTACGACATCTCGGGAGGAGCGGTTAACATCGGTGAACCGACCAAAAACGATCCGTCCATCTTCAACCCGGCGGACGGACGGCTGCTGATGAAAAACAACGACATTGTCAACAACTACATTCACGACATCGGAGTCGAATACCGTTCGGCGGCGGCGATTTCGGCCGGATTCCCAGTCGATATGGACATCAGCCACAACGAAATTTTCAACATTCCATACAGCGGCATTCATATCGGCTACGGCTGGCAATGGATGGCGACGTCCGCAATCCGTAACATGAAAATCGAGCACAATTTTATCCATGATCTGATGGGGCAGGGCATTTACGACGGCGGCGCCATTTACACGCTTGGCGGGACAGGGGGGACTGCGTCTTCCCTTAACATGATTTCCGAGAACTATATTAAGAACCAGAAGAATCAATCGGGAGCGCTGTATCCGGACGAAGGCTCCAGCTTCTGGAGCATCGAACGCAACATTATCGACTTAAGCGAATCAACCGTCTGGGAAAATAACTTCGTACCGCGATGGCTTCACATTTGGACAACATCGATTCATGACTTGGCCGTCGACGGCAATTATACGACGACGGCGAACATGCAGAATAGCGGGATTAACGTCAGCATTGCCAATACGTACGTGCATCCCGACAAGCAATGGCCGCAGGAGGCGCTGGACATTATCGCACGTTCAGGGTTGGAGCCGGAATACCTGGACATCGCCGAGACGATACTGGCGAAAGTGAAGGCGCCGGATGTGGTCAACCTGAATAGCGGAGAGAGCTATGATCTGCCTGTCAGCGGGCTTACCCCGAAGGAGGAGCCGTTCGATTTGAAGCAGGCGTCCCGCATCGAGTACAGCTCTGACAACAGCTCTGTTGTTGCAGTGGACGATCGTGGAAGGCTGACGGCGGCCGGCTCCGGGAAGGCAACGGTAACGGTGACGGTAACTGCGGGAAACGTGACGGCAGAAGCGGCAACGGCAGTCTATGTCGACGATCGTTTATCCCGCATCGAGCTTGCGCATCCCGAAGAAGTCCCGGTCCATATCCCCTTGTTCACGTCGAAACCTTTGGAAACGGTCACGCTTTCCGTTTACGGGCAGACGGTCAAAAACGCACCGATGCGATACGGCAGCCGTGATTCCGATATCGTATCCGTCGACGAGAACGGGGTTTTAACCGCCCGTTCCCCCGGTGCGACTACGGTTGATGTGACCGGAACTTACCAAGGGATGACCGTGAACGCATCGTTTGCCGTAGAGGTCATCACCTACGAAGGCACCCCTCTGGACGATGCGATCGCAGATTATGCCTCTTGGTATATTGACGGAAACGGGAACAAGATGCAAGGAGAAGGATCCTTGACCGTATTTACGCCCGGAGCTTCACCGAACGGGTTTGCGGCATATCAAGGAAGGACGTTTTTGAATGATCGGCTTACGTTCTTCATGAATATCGACAGCATTGTGGGCTGGCCTTCGATCAGTCTGCGCAACCGCCTGCCGGACAAAAGTATTTTCGATGCCGGCAACGAAGCCTATCTGATCACATTCAAGCCCGACCTGATTGAGGTGCAGCGGTTTAACGGCGGAAAGCGCACTGTGCTGCTCGGCAACATCGACGGGCAAATCGGCACCGGCGGCGAGGCGGTCCCCAACAAATACTTCGGGTTCGGGAAAAATCAGCTCATCCAGGTATCGGCGGTGAACGAGGAGGCGGGCGTACGGCTGAAGCTGAATGTCAACGGATATCCGGTTGTCGATTTTTTAGACGACGGGACCGGACGGATTGCTGAAGCCGGGTATTTTGGGGCGTATGCCAAATCTGGGAACATCACATTCAGTGCGGTTCATGCCGATACGGCGGCGCCTGTAACCACGAGCGATGCGAAAACGGGTTGGCATAACGAGGAGCAGCGGATTACGCTTACGGCAGCGGACGACCGGAGCGGCGTTGCGCAAACGTGGTACAGCTTGGACGGCATGCCGTTTGCTGAAGGGAATACGGTCGTCGTCGGCAGCGAAGGCTCTCATACGCTGCAGTTTTACAGTGCGGACCGCGCTGGCAACCGGGAAAACGTCAAGTCTTCGCAGGTGGAGATCGATATGACGCTGCCGCACATTGAAGTTACCGCGGCGGCGGTTGAACCGACTGCAGAGGGAACGGTAAGCCAGGCGGTTTACTTTTCCGATCGGCTTCAAATCCATGTGTCTGTTTCCGATGCGCTTAGCGGCGTAAAAAGCCGAGTCGTCAAGCTGGACGGCACTGTGATCGAATCGACGTATACGGTGGAGCCGTTTCAGCTGTCCCCTGGCAGCCACATGATCGATGTCACTGCAGCCGATCATGCGGGAAACACGGCGTCGGCTTCATTTTTGCTGGAAGTCAAATTGGACGTATCCGGGCTGAAATCTGTGCTGCAGTCTGCTCATGAAAAGGGATGGATTCGCAGCAAGGGCATGTTGAACAGCTTGCTGGAGAAAATTGACAATATGCTGCGTCATACGGGCACGATTGAGGGGTTAAATGAACTCGGCGCTTTTGAGAACGAGATCCGGGCTCAGTCCGGCAAGCAGCTGGATGCGGCTTTCGCGCAAAAATTATGCTCGGAGATCATTCCGTATTTAAGGGATTCCGTGTAA
- a CDS encoding LppM family (lipo)protein has translation MNRQKILTLSVLSFLIIMLTGCVKADFHITVNKDSSAELDYKIGISAQVAGLMAAGKDAKDPLQDMRQQFEQQGFTVIQYREGDYIGINAKKHQSDIKELKSIGNLNPNLGNQKDNSGANSMNIDVQNGLFYTTYSYKGALDLSTLKPDANDTMGIQKAMLNQMDLKVTLTLPVTAEEQNASRVLDDKKTYQWDLLPGSNNEIVLKTKVLNVTNIVVLIIVLVIVLIVALTVISRRKKKAAFLNPPIAIEEQTPPHS, from the coding sequence TTGAACCGTCAAAAAATATTAACTTTGAGCGTGTTGAGTTTCCTGATTATTATGCTCACCGGATGTGTGAAGGCGGACTTTCATATCACGGTAAACAAAGACAGTTCCGCGGAACTCGATTATAAAATCGGGATAAGCGCCCAAGTCGCAGGTTTGATGGCTGCCGGCAAAGATGCCAAAGATCCGCTGCAGGACATGAGACAGCAATTTGAGCAGCAAGGTTTTACGGTTATCCAGTATCGGGAAGGGGACTATATCGGCATCAATGCCAAGAAGCACCAGAGCGACATCAAGGAATTGAAATCGATCGGAAATCTAAACCCGAATCTGGGCAATCAAAAGGACAACAGCGGTGCGAACAGCATGAATATTGATGTTCAGAACGGACTTTTTTACACGACTTACAGTTATAAGGGCGCTCTGGATCTCAGCACATTGAAGCCTGATGCGAACGATACGATGGGGATCCAGAAAGCAATGCTCAACCAGATGGACCTCAAAGTAACCTTAACGCTGCCGGTAACCGCCGAAGAGCAGAATGCCTCCAGAGTGCTCGATGACAAGAAGACTTATCAGTGGGATCTTCTGCCCGGTTCGAACAACGAAATCGTGCTGAAAACAAAAGTGTTAAACGTGACCAACATTGTCGTTTTGATCATTGTTTTGGTTATTGTGCTGATCGTGGCGTTGACCGTCATTTCCAGAAGAAAGAAGAAAGCGGCTTTCTTGAACCCTCCTATTGCGATCGAAGAGCAGACCCCGCCGCACAGTTAA